TTAGAATATTAAAGATTTGCAGAATATCCAGAATATCGTAAAGATAATCTCATTATATCTTACAGCTCTGCCGATGGACGGAAGCAATCTCAAAATCATGAGAGCATTGCTGAAGAAGTTGGATTCCAACACCCTCATGGTGGCTGGCAAGTCCCAGCATCACCAGCTCCGCCGCCTGAACATTTGCGAGTACCAGGTTCCTCCCTTTCTCTACCCTCACGTGATCTATACTAGGAGTGATGATGTTCATGAAGGGATTCAACTCTAAAAAAGTTGGATTTTAGGCTCAGTTGCATTTGCGATATAAATTATGAATTAACATCGCACGTGCCCAAAGTACGAGatgtttttgcatttgttgaagACTAATGGTGATGgttgctttgcttttcttcttagcGTCCATCAAAGTCTCTTCTCTCtcaagttcttcttcttctttcgagACTTCTGGTTCAGGGACATCGTCACCTTCATCGTCGGAGGAAGAGCTTTCTTTAGAGTCTGTCCCTCTCAATCATCACCATTGGGAATGcagaatttctctttcttgtcatcattttttttttccgtgaaATCAATGGAAAAGAGGACATGCGACGATGCGCCGAAGCGATGGGCAGCAAAGGGTAAGCGAGACAGTCGCGGATTTTGAAGCaacataaaattatttcaaccaaaaaagagaagaaaaaatgacataaaactaccaaaaaaacagaacaacgttcgtttcttttttactttttctttcctgTTATTACATAACCTATGACTAACTCTGGAATTGAAACATCCCAACATGGTATGATTGTCCAATCAAGACGTAAAACTATGAAAAAACAGAGTAATCACATCTCACTTAGATTCATATATTCGTGGGATATTCGTGATTTATCGATTTAAGATTGGACTCATCATCATCTGAACATGCTGCTAACCAAGTAAGGATAATTCGATTCATGCCATGACGTCACTAAAATCTGCACTGCTAGTCGATTGCAACGTGTTCGTATttgttggaagaagaagaagaagaagaagaaaggtccCAATCCTAAAGGGTCAACGAGCAAAGCTGAGGGCTTCCTGTCAAGCTGGAAGAGACCTCGGATGCCATGAGCTGGCTGAACAACCATGTGTTCATGTAGAGCTTCCGCTGCTGGATGTGTCAAACATCAAGCTAGCATTGACGAACGGGGGTTGGCTCGGTTGGGGGAGTACACAATTTTTGTCATGGAGCATCTCGACGACTCCAGACATGGGCGGTCGCAATTCCATGTAGGCTTGAGTGCACAAAAGGCTGATTTGGAGCACTTTCGACACCTCCAGCATGGGGAATTTACCTTGTAAGGCCGAATCAATGCACGCGGCTAAATTATTTGACTTGTAATGCTTCCATACCTGCAAAGCAATCATGAATTTTCATGGCTCTCTTATATGTGAAGATAAATCTACTAGCACTAACGTAGAAACCAACGATAGAGTTTGTTGGGAAAATCAATGTGGCTAGGAAAGTAAATGTCAGTCTAAGTTCTCATGATTGTAGGGACAAGCAACCTTACCAATTGTAGTACCGAGCTTGACCCCCGTGTGTATACACTATTCTTCCTACCACTCAAGATTTCAAGAACCAGCACCCCAAAAGCATAAACATCGGCTTTCTCCGTTAGATGTCCCCTCATTAAATATTCAGGCGCCATGTAACCACTGCATAGTCAATCTTCATTTAGatataaaccatacttagctcAAAGAAGATATGAAGTGCAAGGAAAGGATGATACGCGAAACCCCTTTGAGGGgccaaacttgtcaaattaaggACATAGAAAGTGCCGACTATGGTTTCGAGCAGGTTGGTAATGAAAAGGCATTCTTACAGTGTGCCAGCAATTCCTGTGCTAAGATGAGACTTATCTAGAGCAATGCATCGGGCAAGCCCGAAATCTGAGATTTTCGCTGTGAGATTTTTGTCAAGGAGGATGTTGCTGGTTTTTATGTCCCGATGGATGATTTTCACTCCACAACCTCCATGAAGATATGCGAGGCCCTCAGCTGTTCCTATGATGATGTGCATCCTCTCCTCCCAAGTTAGGATGGGGGTCGCATCGTTGACTGCAACAATAGATTCTATTCGCTTATGTAGAAAGGCAAGCAGAGCGGAGTGGGATAGACATAACCGAATAAGGCAAGACACTAATGGAGTAGATATTTGAAACCTTTGACTTGAAAATCATAAGATAGAAGCATTGCTTGCAATATAAGAAGCCAGTTACTAAGAATGCAAACTGAACCGATGCTCGTCGTGAAGGGTGCATCTCTTCTTGGCATCAAATGATGGTTGTGTAAGTGTATTATGCAGTTATGCAACAACCAACTACTTACCAAAAAGAACTAGATCAAGACTTCTTTTAGGAAGATATTCGTAGACGAGGAGGCTCTCTGGGCCTTCGATGCTGCATCCCAAAATCCTCATGAGGTTCTTGTGTCGGATCCCACTGATTAGGTTCACCTCATTGAAGAAGTCATCCGCCCATTGGCATGTGTTGAACACCAACCGCTTAACCGCGACGACCTTCCCGTCAGGTAAAATCCCCTTGTACACGGAACCACCGCCCCCTTGGCCCAACTTCCTCGAGTCATCAAAGAAGTTGGTGGCCTTCTCCAGTGTCTTGTACTTGAAATATAAGCTAAACTTGCTCTTGCTCGCTCGTAATTGCATGAGGTTATTTTGCACTGAATAAGGATGAATGTGAAATTCATGTCATCAAGCTTGTGATCAAGAATTACTAAGAGATCATTTTACGCATTTGAACCAAATTGcttactttgtttcttcttgGAGTACTTTTTGTATCCAATGTATGCACCAATGAGAACAAGTGAAGTCGCTGCAGTAGCCGATGAGGTTATTGCTATGGTGATGTGGACCCTAGATGAACCTGCGAAATGATAAAGCCAACATCAGGTTGAGATGAGCGAGTTcattaataattccaaaaatcTGGCAAGCATCGAATCATAAGATCAATCAAATTAAACTTAGGGTGTGTTCATTTGGgggaaaatttcaagaaaaaggaaaatgttttctggaaaatcaatttttaagaaaatgattaattttcctttatttggtgatatatgactaaaaatgttttctagtgTTTTTCTcgtttggaaaatgatttcaatctcatgcaaaaaaaagaagaagtcatttttaaataatttttatttgattttctttctctttccttcttcctcttccactAGGCATTAGGCCTTGACAGGCCACTAGCATCGTCGTCAAGGCCCAACAAGGGCCGACCTGACCAGCCTCGGGCAAGTTTGTGCTAGCTAAATCCTAGGGTTTGTTGCAACGAGgctagcaaggcttgagcttgcctgAGGTGGGCTTGCACTAGCGATCAGcgaaggaggaaaaaggaaaagaaaaaagataaggaaaagaaaagaaaataaaaaaaatcgatttttaaaataaaatatttaaaaattccccatgagcaatttttgaaagtgTATTCACCTTCTTAGATTGAGGAattcacttttctaattttatgtgtGTATATTTTCCTTGATCGGAAAGTGTTTTCGATTGATCAATCATTTTTGGCGAACTAAACGGATGAAAGttcagaaattaattttgagaaaacaCTTTTCATCAAACAAATGCACTCTTAGGTTATGTTCGTTTCgtggataatatttttctaaaaagattTTCCCTGGCATTCGATtcgtttaggaaaatgagtcaatgaaaaatatttttctagtcAATGTAAAACTATGATTTCAtctttgaaaaagttggaaaacatttttcaaaatattattaggtATTGGCACTTGGATCTAAAACTCTTCGTTTAAACACAAGAATCCCAACGCTAGTTCCTGAGTCTCTAACGCTCGGGCTGGATCCATCAAGGTTGGCCCCGGATCCATAGAGGCTGGGACCAGGTCTCTTGGGCACGAGTCCATTGAGACCAGACTTGGGTTGAGGCCGGGCTCTCGGTGCCTATACCCATGTCCATTGAGACTAAGCTCGAACCCTTAGTGCTTGTGCCCTATGCCTCAGTACTTGAGCCAGCATCCATAAAGGATAGGCTTGGGCCTTGAAACTCCAGCTTTAGTTCCTAGCACTTAGGCTCAGGTCTTGAATTAATGAAACTTTGTCCTTATaggaatatttaaaaaaaaaaaaaagaacttcaattatttttctttctaaaaaaatcaaaatttaaattactttaaaaaattaatttttttctttctttttagattTTGCTTCTACCTTGGTTGATCGCCGACCTTAGCGACAGCCAGCAATTGACCATAGGCAAGGGATGAGCTCGTTGTTCTAGCAATGCCGAGGTCTTGTTGACCTTTGacaaggcttgagccttgccgatCTAGCTAGACTCGAGCTCAATCACCCATGAGGTTAGTCACTCGTGACACCGATTGTCACCGTGGCTAGTGAttggctgaaaaagaaaaagaaaagaaaaaaaaaataataaaataatttgatatttaaaaaatgaaaagagaattttttttaaaaatatcattaaaagaaGTGCCTTAATCGACCGACATGAGGAAACCACAATTGGAAAAATCGAAATCTGACAGCAGACATAGAAGAGCGTCGGTTTTTCTTTAATGGCGAGGAAGCCATCTTTTAAGTCGGTAAACCAGAGATCAGGACACTAGTTGTTACCTCCGCTATCAGGGACGTCGTAGAACTTTGTGGTCGAGTAACGGAGGAAGCATCCCGCGTTCATGGCCCGCGCTTCTTCTCCAGGTGCGCAGCTTCTCGCCATCGAAGTTGCATTCTCCAAACAGAATCTGCAACTGCCGGCATCAAGCGTGCTCCAACACTGTGCCAAAGCATATACCCCGGCGACTCCTCCAACTCCGTCCTCCCCAGCCACCGCGAAGCCCTTGTTCCGCACTGCACTGGCCGAGACATTCCTCAGGACCCGGTCCACCCTATCCGAGAGCTCGGCCACTCTCTCTGCCGGGGCTGTCAAATTGGAGCTACACTTGAGCATGTCGCGCGTTGGATCGACGGTCTCGTTGTAGAAGTCGTAACTGCCGTAACGGAGGAAGCAGCCGTCAAGGTAGAGCCGACCAAAGCTGGGGAGGCAGCGGGTGATCCGGGTCCAGCTCTCGGTAAAGCAGAGGAGGCACTCGGTCTCAGTCAAGTCCCCATGGCACTGGGTGAGGACGTACATTGCTGGCGGCGGCGAGGCGAGGGAGTACTTGCCCCAGCCCTGGGCGGCGATGCTGTCAGAGACCTCGCTCATGGCGGCGATGCCGTTGGAGACAACGTTTCCAGCGACAATCCCAGTAAAGTTCTCGCAGATGCGGCCCGCTTCGGTGATTCGAGGATCGGAGACGgccagagagaagaagaacgagGAGAGCGCGAGCAGAGGAAGGGCGATTGATGGGCTCGCTCCGTTGGACTTCATGGGCTCTGCTTGAGATATGCTCGGttatcaaattttccttttctctctgttctcttcaaagagagaagaagaagaagaaaagggaaagatttGAGCAAGAGCGCGATGGGAGCTCCGATTCAACCTGATGATCTCATAAAAAGCTTCAACCCAGCTACACCACGCGGAGTCGAAAAGCTGCAGACTGATGCTTGACTTTTGGGGTCTCGTTTTTCACATCACCCCTTGCTTTCTTCATGCTACAGCAGGGTTTTTGAAAAATGCCGCCGCGATAACATGTCTCTCTCTGTGTGAATGGGTGGAAtgcagtgttttttttttggtcggtggaATGCAGTGCTTGACGCGGCGAGAATGATGGGGTTCCGAGACCTTTCGAGTCCGAGAATATTTTGGATTGAGAGTGGTCCAGACGAAAGAGAGAGATCTGCAACGACCGAAGCGACGAGGTCCACGGATGTTGACGTCCATGTCGgtagttttttaaaaataattagatgttaatttttaatctgttatgagaataataataattataaaaaatcaaataataaattattataaattattttgaagtgtattcttttaaaatttgtgACTCATAACAAgttattatcacaaaaaaaaaaaaaaaaactaaattagtgGGAACCTGTTCGGATAAATAGGAAACTTAAAACCTAgaataagtttttaaatttttcttggtttataCCTTAATGTGATTATGCAGTATTCCAAGGTGTTCAATGATGGTTGTATAATCTGAATCACTAGTCtaatctttcattttatgactgcaacttttactttgttaatgtttcatatttttcatgtatctaaatataagttataatCGGTGAATTGTAACTATACATTATGGTAATTAAGATTGATggttcacaaaagttgtttaaCTAATAATATAGGCGGATTCTAGaattcatcttgaaatttgtgACGGGATAGGTTTTAGTGTATGCAATGTAGGTTCCATGTTCTAAAGAATAAGAAATCCATTTCAACCAATAAGTTCCATATAAAATCTGTACGAAATCTGAAATTGTTCATCCCTAAATATCATGAATCTTATATTTGCATGGTCGTGATTAGGTTTGGTAGATAAGGTCCATCATTGGAAGGTTCTCTTATGTATCATGTTCATAATTATGCAAAGACCTTTAATTTGACTTTAGATGATCAAATTTGACCTCACATGTTTCATATGAGATTCTCCCTGCATTTTTCATACATGTACATTTGACTTTTCTAGTCCCATGGTTGCGGCCACAAGGTGTCCGAGCTAGTCTTTATCCAGCCTACCTAGACTCCATTAtaattttgtgacaaattttagaacttccaATATACTTATTCCTTAGATTTATTTATGACCTCTTCTGCC
The nucleotide sequence above comes from Eucalyptus grandis isolate ANBG69807.140 chromosome 2, ASM1654582v1, whole genome shotgun sequence. Encoded proteins:
- the LOC104419840 gene encoding cysteine-rich receptor-like protein kinase 42 yields the protein MKSNGASPSIALPLLALSSFFFSLAVSDPRITEAGRICENFTGIVAGNVVSNGIAAMSEVSDSIAAQGWGKYSLASPPPAMYVLTQCHGDLTETECLLCFTESWTRITRCLPSFGRLYLDGCFLRYGSYDFYNETVDPTRDMLKCSSNLTAPAERVAELSDRVDRVLRNVSASAVRNKGFAVAGEDGVGGVAGVYALAQCWSTLDAGSCRFCLENATSMARSCAPGEEARAMNAGCFLRYSTTKFYDVPDSGGSSRVHITIAITSSATAATSLVLIGAYIGYKKYSKKKQMQNNLMQLRASKSKFSLYFKYKTLEKATNFFDDSRKLGQGGGGSVYKGILPDGKVVAVKRLVFNTCQWADDFFNEVNLISGIRHKNLMRILGCSIEGPESLLVYEYLPKRSLDLVLFVNDATPILTWEERMHIIIGTAEGLAYLHGGCGVKIIHRDIKTSNILLDKNLTAKISDFGLARCIALDKSHLSTGIAGTLGYMAPEYLMRGHLTEKADVYAFGVLVLEILSGRKNSVYTRGSSSVLQLVWKHYKSNNLAACIDSALQGKFPMLEVSKVLQISLLCTQAYMELRPPMSGVVEMLHDKNCVLPQPSQPPFVNASLMFDTSSSGSST